In Luteimonas sp. MC1750, the following proteins share a genomic window:
- a CDS encoding HAMP domain-containing sensor histidine kinase: MPQADDAAPVPKGLGRRRYRRRLRSRIILSFALLGLGLTAMFAIAAAYVGAVVEDQAVGTVLKENLDDYAERFYQDQSAQLSPLGSVRAYVFGPDKWHNAQPDWIPLESGVYNMNGVEDGEPFVYRLVVKKDPDYWFFVAQDMTSTAEVRARIKLILIAAVVLFTVLAGFIGWWSASRVMRPVSELANLLSTSDESARPAALAPHFPDDEVGELATALDDYAARLTEVVQRDREFNADVSHELRTPLAVIKGAAELLLSRPGLDDKTLARLQRIQRAEAQCTDLISALLLLSRAERGHGSTDVYRVAEQLLDAHRPQLGAKALELRLDGGPGRLVVDAPEAAVSVALGNLIGNAIKYTTAGSVVVRLHDRAIDVIDSGPGLSAEDAAHLFERGYRGSHAEHTHGGGIGLSIVRRLCRLYEWQVRVVPGAERGVVATLSFDADAEADAGRA; encoded by the coding sequence ATGCCTCAAGCTGACGACGCGGCGCCCGTGCCCAAGGGGCTCGGGCGCCGGCGTTACCGCCGCCGGCTGCGCAGCCGCATCATCCTGTCCTTCGCCCTGCTCGGGCTGGGCCTGACGGCGATGTTCGCCATCGCCGCGGCCTATGTCGGCGCGGTGGTCGAGGACCAGGCGGTCGGCACGGTGCTCAAGGAAAACCTCGACGACTACGCCGAGCGCTTCTACCAGGACCAGTCGGCGCAGCTGTCGCCGCTCGGCAGCGTGCGCGCCTATGTCTTCGGCCCGGACAAGTGGCACAACGCGCAGCCGGACTGGATCCCGCTCGAGTCCGGCGTCTACAACATGAACGGCGTCGAGGACGGCGAACCCTTCGTCTACCGCCTGGTGGTGAAGAAGGACCCGGACTACTGGTTCTTCGTCGCCCAGGACATGACCAGCACGGCCGAGGTGCGCGCGCGCATCAAGCTGATCCTCATCGCGGCGGTGGTGCTGTTCACGGTGCTGGCCGGCTTCATCGGCTGGTGGTCGGCCTCGCGCGTGATGCGCCCGGTGTCGGAACTCGCCAACCTCCTGAGCACCTCGGACGAGAGCGCGCGCCCGGCGGCGCTGGCGCCGCACTTCCCCGATGACGAAGTCGGCGAGCTGGCGACCGCGCTGGACGACTACGCCGCGCGCCTGACCGAGGTGGTCCAGCGCGACCGCGAGTTCAACGCCGACGTGAGCCATGAACTGCGCACGCCGCTGGCGGTGATCAAGGGCGCGGCCGAACTGCTGCTGTCGCGCCCGGGGCTCGACGACAAGACGCTGGCGCGGCTGCAGCGCATCCAGCGCGCCGAAGCCCAGTGCACCGACCTGATCAGCGCCCTGCTGCTGCTGTCGCGCGCCGAGCGGGGCCACGGCAGCACCGACGTGTACCGGGTGGCCGAGCAGCTGCTGGACGCGCACCGCCCGCAGCTGGGCGCGAAGGCGCTGGAGCTGCGGCTGGACGGCGGCCCCGGCCGCCTGGTGGTGGATGCACCCGAGGCGGCGGTCTCGGTGGCGCTGGGCAACCTGATCGGCAACGCCATCAAGTACACCACCGCCGGCAGCGTGGTGGTGCGCCTGCACGATCGCGCGATCGACGTGATCGATTCCGGGCCGGGCCTCAGCGCCGAGGACGCCGCGCACCTGTTCGAGCGCGGCTACCGCGGCAGCCACGCCGAGCACACCCACGGCGGCGGCATCGGCCTGTCGATCGTGCGCCGGCTGTGCCGGCTCTACGAGTGGCAGGTGCGGGTGGTCCCGGGCGCGGAGCGCGGCGTGGTGGCCACGCTCAGCTTCGATGCCGATGCCGAGGCGGACGCGGGCAGGGCCTAG
- a CDS encoding branched-chain amino acid transaminase → MHYPEWIWHNGGIKPWAEATTHVMAHGLHYGSSVFEGIRAYATPGGSAIFRLQDHTRRLFASARIYEMAIPYTAAELDAACHEVVRRNGLQQAYLRPVAWRGLGGFGLSAETPIDVAVASWHMGPYLGEGALTEGIDACVSSWQRFAPNTIPAGAKAGGNYLSGQLVAREARRLGFGEGIALASTGLLSEGAGENLFLVFDGALHTTPVSAALLNGITRDSIIRLARDAGIEVVERDLPREYLYLCDELFMCGTAAEITPIRSVDGRQVGAGRAGPVTRRLQELFFGLFDGSTPDRHGWLQPLQG, encoded by the coding sequence ATGCACTACCCCGAATGGATCTGGCACAACGGCGGCATCAAGCCCTGGGCCGAGGCCACCACCCACGTCATGGCGCACGGCCTGCACTACGGCTCGTCGGTGTTCGAGGGCATCCGCGCCTATGCGACCCCGGGCGGCAGCGCGATCTTCCGCCTGCAGGACCACACCCGCCGCCTGTTCGCCTCGGCGCGCATCTACGAGATGGCGATCCCCTACACCGCCGCGGAGCTCGACGCCGCCTGCCACGAGGTGGTCCGGCGCAACGGCCTGCAGCAGGCTTACCTGCGCCCGGTGGCGTGGCGCGGCCTCGGAGGCTTCGGCCTGAGCGCCGAGACGCCGATCGACGTCGCGGTGGCGTCCTGGCACATGGGTCCCTACCTGGGCGAAGGCGCGCTGACCGAAGGCATCGACGCCTGCGTCTCCAGCTGGCAGCGCTTCGCACCCAATACCATCCCCGCCGGGGCCAAGGCCGGCGGCAACTACCTCTCCGGCCAGCTGGTGGCGCGCGAGGCGCGCCGGCTGGGCTTCGGCGAGGGCATCGCGCTGGCCTCGACCGGCCTGCTCAGCGAGGGCGCGGGCGAGAACCTGTTCCTGGTCTTCGACGGCGCGCTGCACACCACGCCGGTCAGCGCGGCGCTGCTCAACGGCATCACCCGCGACTCGATCATCCGCCTGGCGCGCGACGCCGGCATCGAGGTGGTCGAGCGCGACCTGCCGCGCGAATACCTCTACCTCTGCGACGAGCTCTTCATGTGCGGCACCGCCGCCGAGATCACCCCGATCCGCTCGGTGGACGGCCGCCAGGTCGGCGCCGGGCGTGCCGGGCCGGTGACGCGGCGGCTGCAGGAGCTGTTCTTCGGACTGTTCGACGGCAGCACGCCCGACCGCCATGGCTGGCTGCAGCCGCTGCAGGGCTGA
- a CDS encoding DUF4124 domain-containing protein — MPSPRHPVLAAALLWAVAIATLAPAPAQAQVRRCTTPDGGTVYTDRSCGSLGAVETRPDTGAGSTPGAALRYRGGCSRRLQDLIFEVTSAIDARDTNWLARSYHWAGMGHRNGYAVLERLDAIARRPLLNVTALRPAQTVVVAAPGAPQATTAAPAPLSALVMGTAATAPREPPAPRRPVALRIDQVLSDGATPSTTTFGLRRHMDCWWISL, encoded by the coding sequence GTCCCCGCGCCACCCCGTCCTGGCTGCCGCGCTGCTATGGGCCGTGGCGATCGCCACCCTTGCGCCCGCACCGGCCCAGGCCCAGGTCCGGCGCTGCACGACGCCCGATGGCGGCACCGTATACACCGACCGCAGCTGCGGTTCGCTGGGCGCGGTGGAGACCCGGCCCGACACCGGTGCAGGCAGCACGCCCGGCGCGGCGCTGCGCTACCGCGGCGGCTGCTCGCGCCGCCTGCAGGACCTGATCTTCGAGGTCACCTCGGCAATCGATGCGCGCGACACCAACTGGCTGGCGCGCAGCTACCACTGGGCCGGCATGGGCCATCGCAACGGCTATGCAGTGCTCGAGCGGCTGGACGCGATCGCCCGCCGCCCGCTGCTCAACGTCACCGCGCTGCGGCCCGCGCAGACCGTGGTCGTTGCCGCGCCCGGGGCGCCGCAGGCGACGACCGCCGCACCGGCACCGCTGTCGGCCCTGGTCATGGGCACGGCGGCGACGGCGCCGCGGGAACCGCCGGCACCGCGGCGGCCGGTTGCGCTGCGCATCGACCAGGTGCTGTCCGACGGCGCCACGCCCTCGACCACCACGTTCGGCCTGCGCCGGCACATGGACTGCTGGTGGATCTCGCTCTGA